The Nocardia terpenica genome has a segment encoding these proteins:
- a CDS encoding phosphoribosyl-ATP diphosphatase has product MKSFEALFAELQDRAVNRPEGSGTVAALDAGVHAQGKKVLEEAGEVWLAAEHESDDQLAEEISQLLYWVQVLMVGRGLRLEDVYRHL; this is encoded by the coding sequence GTGAAGTCTTTCGAAGCCCTGTTCGCCGAGCTGCAGGACCGCGCGGTCAACCGTCCGGAAGGATCCGGGACCGTGGCCGCATTGGACGCCGGCGTCCATGCACAGGGCAAGAAGGTGTTGGAAGAGGCCGGCGAGGTGTGGCTGGCCGCCGAGCACGAGAGCGATGATCAGCTCGCCGAGGAGATCTCCCAGCTGCTGTACTGGGTGCAGGTGCTGATGGTGGGTCGCGGTCTGCGACTCGAGGACGTCTATCGACATCTGTGA
- a CDS encoding methyltransferase type 12, giving the protein MPVSLDSTGKASFDDIYDRPDPAAYYLRMSELDYQIPELAKPHFRRIIDDYRAATGTAPTVLDIGCSYGVNAALLRLDTTIDDLAGHYRDGDPATRADRDRARLAAGDRMPDVRFLGMDASAPALSYAAAAGLLHDVVHADLEAADPTEPQRRLLASADLVVSTGCVGYVTDRTLLRVVRAHGQRLPWMAHFVLRMFSFEPIAERLAELGYRTERRPGTFRQRRFASADEQDQVLNTLSANGIDPTGLEADGWLHAQLYLSVPDAHPRTPNDHEDLS; this is encoded by the coding sequence GTGCCGGTTTCCTTGGACAGCACCGGGAAAGCCTCCTTCGACGACATCTACGATCGCCCCGACCCCGCCGCCTACTACCTCCGCATGTCCGAATTGGACTACCAGATCCCCGAATTGGCGAAGCCACACTTCCGGCGGATCATCGACGATTACCGCGCGGCCACCGGAACCGCGCCCACCGTCCTGGACATTGGCTGCTCCTACGGCGTGAACGCGGCGCTGCTGCGGCTGGATACGACGATCGACGACCTGGCCGGGCACTACCGCGACGGCGATCCCGCCACCCGCGCCGACCGCGACCGCGCCCGGCTCGCCGCCGGCGACCGAATGCCGGACGTGCGTTTCCTCGGCATGGACGCCTCCGCGCCCGCGCTGTCGTATGCGGCCGCGGCCGGGCTGCTGCACGACGTCGTGCACGCCGACCTGGAGGCCGCCGACCCCACCGAACCGCAGCGGCGGCTGCTGGCCAGCGCGGATCTGGTGGTGTCCACCGGGTGCGTCGGCTACGTCACCGACCGGACGCTGCTGCGTGTCGTGCGGGCGCACGGACAGCGGCTGCCGTGGATGGCACACTTCGTGTTGCGGATGTTCTCGTTCGAACCGATCGCGGAGCGACTCGCCGAGCTCGGATATCGCACCGAACGCCGCCCCGGCACCTTCCGGCAGCGCCGCTTCGCCTCCGCCGACGAACAGGATCAGGTCCTGAACACCCTGTCCGCCAACGGAATCGACCCGACCGGCCTGGAGGCGGACGGGTGGCTGCATGCCCAGCTCTACCTGTCCGTACCCGACGCTCACCCCCGCACCCCGAACGACCACGAGGACCTTTCGTGA
- a CDS encoding tRNA (adenine-N1)-methyltransferase — protein MTARRTGPFTAGDRVQLTDAKGRQHTVVLEPGKEFHTHKGQIRHDDLIGSDEGCVVQSANGTPYLALRPLLVDYVLSMPRGAAVIYPKDAAQIVHEGDVFPGARVLEAGAGSGALTCSLLRAVGPRGRVLSYEIRDDHADHAVRNVERFFGERPDNWSLTIADVADYDGEQVDRVVLDMLKPWDALPAVSKALVPGGVLIVYVATVTQLSETVEALRQQQCWTEPRSWESMVRPWHVVGLAVRPEHRMQGHTAFLISARRLADGVVAPKPQRRPSKG, from the coding sequence ATGACGGCCAGACGGACCGGTCCATTCACCGCCGGTGACCGGGTGCAGCTGACCGACGCCAAGGGCCGACAGCACACGGTCGTGCTGGAGCCGGGCAAGGAGTTCCACACCCACAAGGGCCAGATCCGCCACGACGACCTGATCGGCTCCGACGAGGGCTGCGTGGTGCAATCCGCCAACGGCACACCGTATCTCGCGCTACGGCCGCTGCTGGTGGACTACGTGTTATCGATGCCGCGCGGGGCCGCGGTGATCTACCCCAAGGACGCCGCCCAGATCGTGCACGAGGGCGATGTCTTCCCCGGCGCCCGGGTGCTGGAGGCCGGGGCCGGTTCCGGGGCCCTGACCTGCTCGCTGCTGCGCGCGGTGGGGCCGCGGGGGCGGGTGCTGTCCTACGAGATCCGCGACGACCACGCCGACCACGCGGTCCGCAATGTGGAGCGGTTCTTCGGCGAGCGCCCCGACAACTGGTCGCTGACCATCGCCGACGTCGCCGATTACGACGGCGAGCAGGTGGACCGGGTCGTTCTGGACATGCTCAAGCCGTGGGACGCGCTGCCCGCCGTGTCCAAGGCGCTCGTTCCCGGCGGCGTGCTGATCGTCTATGTGGCCACCGTCACACAGCTGTCGGAGACCGTGGAGGCGCTGCGCCAGCAGCAGTGCTGGACCGAGCCGCGCTCCTGGGAGTCGATGGTGCGGCCCTGGCACGTCGTGGGCCTGGCCGTGCGCCCCGAGCACCGCATGCAGGGCCACACCGCGTTCCTGATCAGCGCGCGCCGACTCGCCGACGGCGTGGTGGCGCCCAAACCGCAGCGTCGCCCGTCCAAGGGCTGA
- the hisG gene encoding ATP phosphoribosyltransferase — protein sequence MLRVAVPNKGALSESAVEILSEAGYRRRTDSRDLSVLDNANQVEFFFLRPKDIAIYVGSGELDLGITGRDLALDSGAPVQERLSLGFGRSTFRYAAPAGREWKVEDLYDKRIATAYPNLVLRDLQRHGVQAEVIRLDGAVEISIQLGVADAIADVVGSGRTLRQHHLVAFGDSLCDSEAVLIEAAGSDRRDKARNQLVARVQGVVFAQQYLMLDYDCPKELLDAAVRITPGLESPTVSPLTDENWVAVRALVPRGQGNDVMDQLADLGAKAILATDIRSCRAF from the coding sequence ATGCTTCGCGTCGCCGTCCCCAACAAGGGGGCCCTCTCCGAATCGGCCGTCGAGATCCTGAGCGAGGCCGGTTACCGCAGGCGCACCGACTCCCGCGACCTGTCGGTGCTCGACAACGCCAACCAGGTCGAGTTCTTCTTCCTGCGCCCGAAAGATATTGCCATCTATGTGGGTTCGGGTGAGCTGGATCTGGGTATCACAGGACGTGACCTGGCGCTGGATTCGGGTGCGCCGGTGCAGGAGCGGCTGAGCCTCGGGTTCGGCCGCTCCACCTTCCGGTACGCCGCCCCCGCCGGGCGGGAGTGGAAGGTCGAGGACCTCTACGACAAGCGCATCGCCACCGCCTACCCCAATCTCGTGCTGCGCGATCTGCAGCGGCACGGCGTCCAGGCCGAGGTCATCCGCCTCGACGGCGCGGTCGAGATCTCCATCCAGCTGGGCGTGGCCGACGCGATCGCCGACGTGGTCGGCTCCGGGCGCACTCTGCGCCAGCACCACCTCGTCGCGTTCGGCGACTCGCTGTGCGACTCCGAGGCCGTGCTGATCGAGGCCGCCGGTTCCGACCGCCGCGACAAGGCCCGCAATCAGCTGGTCGCCCGCGTCCAGGGCGTGGTCTTCGCCCAGCAGTACCTGATGCTGGACTACGACTGCCCCAAGGAACTGCTGGACGCCGCGGTCCGCATCACCCCCGGCCTGGAATCCCCGACCGTCTCGCCCCTGACCGACGAGAACTGGGTCGCCGTGCGCGCCCTCGTCCCCCGCGGCCAGGGCAACGACGTCATGGACCAACTCGCCGACCTCGGCGCCAAGGCCATCCTCGCCACCGACATCCGCTCCTGCCGCGCCTTCTGA
- a CDS encoding HalD/BesD family halogenase — protein MAAAELLDSERYPLTEPDSAAWRAVVAQARDDLAADGCCVLPGFIRPQLLDTLRVQGRALAPHAYYTVEQVNAYNIPVDADLPEGHPGRIVLERGNAFVARDLIPPDALIQVLYTSPLFQRFVADCFGLAALHEFADPLAGLCLNVVSPGMSHPWHFDTNEFTVSMLTQEPEEGGIFEYCPAIRSPHAENLADVRAVLTGDGERFIRRLTLRPGDLQLFQGRFALHRVSPVVGDRQRHTAIFAYSERPGVIGNLERTRQLFGRVLADHHAAAGVVRGDRLLD, from the coding sequence ATGGCTGCGGCGGAACTGCTTGATTCCGAACGGTATCCACTGACCGAACCGGACAGCGCCGCCTGGCGTGCCGTGGTGGCACAGGCACGCGACGATCTCGCCGCCGACGGATGTTGCGTACTACCGGGATTCATCCGCCCGCAGCTGCTGGACACCCTGCGCGTGCAGGGCCGTGCGCTGGCCCCGCACGCCTACTACACCGTCGAGCAGGTCAATGCCTACAATATCCCGGTCGATGCCGACCTGCCCGAGGGGCACCCGGGCCGGATCGTGCTGGAACGCGGAAACGCCTTCGTCGCACGCGATCTCATCCCGCCCGACGCGCTGATCCAGGTGCTCTACACCAGCCCGCTGTTCCAGCGGTTCGTCGCCGACTGCTTCGGCCTCGCCGCACTGCACGAATTCGCCGACCCGCTCGCCGGGCTGTGCCTGAACGTGGTGTCGCCCGGGATGTCGCATCCGTGGCACTTCGACACCAACGAATTCACCGTCTCCATGCTCACCCAGGAACCGGAGGAGGGCGGAATCTTCGAGTACTGCCCCGCGATCCGGTCGCCGCACGCGGAGAACCTCGCCGACGTGCGCGCCGTACTGACCGGCGACGGTGAGCGTTTCATCCGCCGGCTGACCCTGCGGCCCGGCGATCTACAGCTGTTCCAGGGCCGGTTCGCGCTGCACCGGGTCTCGCCCGTGGTCGGCGACCGGCAGCGGCACACGGCGATCTTCGCCTACAGCGAGCGGCCCGGAGTCATCGGAAACCTCGAACGCACCCGGCAGTTGTTCGGGCGGGTGCTTGCGGATCACCACGCCGCGGCCGGCGTCGTCCGCGGTGATCGACTACTCGACTGA
- a CDS encoding choline/carnitine O-acyltransferase — MTDRTFAFDDRLPRVPLPTLEDSCARFLRWSAPLLTEDEFAETERAVADLLRPDGPARILHADLERFDAQPGVGSWLDEFWPARYLGRRDRIALNANFFFLFRDDTPLARSTPAQQVERAAAIVTAAVNYKLLLDAEAVPPVTQRGQHLSMVQNKSLFSETRIPGDPQDTVRMPYSAEWPGPSRARHIVVFFRGNIFRMDVLGPDGAPYGPGDLADGLRAVLKAGARRAPTNSAVGHLTTLARAEWAGVRAALRTEPANVAALDAIETALFCVCLEDFAPRDVQQACDQLLHGDSGNRWFDKAVSFVVFGNGSAGINVEHCGLDGTTILSFVDALLEAPVGEHAERSGARAQGLPEIEPVEFVLDDARHAEIASAAASFAQFAADNATAVVSFESFGADRAKALGISPDAFAQLSYQLAHRRSKGLTGATYESIATRQLRNGRTEAMRVVTPQILDFVAAMDDPAADADARRAALRAAAQAHVTRAKQCQRGEAPEQHLWELQLIQRRRGERLGATAPMPFYDSPGWRITRDDYLSTSSAPSANIQYFGFGCTSPKCIGVAYVLLPDRWNIYLATPKSVASQMYEFADQLRAAVRELEELLASEQ; from the coding sequence GTGACCGACCGAACCTTCGCCTTCGACGATCGGCTGCCGCGCGTTCCGCTGCCCACCCTGGAAGACAGCTGTGCGCGCTTCCTGCGGTGGAGCGCGCCGCTGCTGACGGAGGACGAATTCGCCGAGACCGAGCGCGCCGTCGCCGACCTGCTGCGCCCGGACGGACCGGCCCGTATCCTGCACGCCGACCTGGAGCGCTTCGACGCGCAACCCGGCGTGGGCAGCTGGCTCGACGAGTTCTGGCCCGCACGGTATCTGGGCCGCCGCGACCGCATCGCGCTGAACGCGAACTTCTTCTTCCTGTTCCGCGACGACACCCCGCTGGCCCGCTCCACCCCCGCGCAGCAGGTCGAGCGGGCGGCCGCGATCGTCACCGCCGCGGTGAACTACAAGCTGCTGCTCGACGCCGAGGCCGTACCGCCGGTGACCCAACGCGGGCAACACCTGTCGATGGTGCAGAACAAATCCCTGTTCTCCGAGACCAGGATTCCCGGCGACCCGCAGGACACCGTGCGCATGCCCTACAGCGCCGAGTGGCCGGGGCCGTCGCGCGCGCGCCACATCGTGGTGTTCTTCCGCGGCAACATCTTCCGGATGGATGTGCTCGGCCCGGACGGCGCGCCCTACGGTCCGGGCGATCTGGCCGACGGGCTGCGGGCGGTGCTGAAGGCGGGCGCCCGGCGCGCACCGACCAACAGCGCGGTGGGCCATCTGACCACGCTGGCCCGCGCCGAGTGGGCGGGCGTGCGGGCCGCGCTGCGCACCGAACCGGCGAATGTGGCGGCGCTGGATGCGATCGAGACCGCGCTGTTCTGCGTGTGCCTGGAGGACTTCGCGCCGCGCGACGTCCAGCAGGCGTGCGATCAACTGCTGCACGGCGACAGCGGCAACCGGTGGTTCGACAAGGCGGTGTCGTTCGTGGTGTTCGGTAACGGCAGCGCCGGGATCAATGTGGAGCACTGCGGCCTGGACGGCACCACGATCCTGTCGTTCGTCGACGCGCTGCTCGAGGCACCCGTCGGCGAGCACGCGGAACGGTCGGGCGCGCGGGCACAGGGGTTGCCGGAGATCGAGCCGGTCGAGTTCGTTCTCGACGATGCCCGGCACGCCGAGATCGCCTCGGCGGCGGCCTCGTTCGCGCAGTTCGCCGCCGACAACGCGACCGCCGTGGTGTCGTTCGAATCCTTCGGCGCGGATCGTGCCAAGGCGCTGGGGATCTCGCCGGACGCGTTCGCGCAGCTGAGTTACCAGCTCGCGCATCGGCGCAGCAAGGGGCTGACCGGCGCCACCTACGAGTCCATCGCCACCCGGCAGCTCCGCAACGGCCGCACCGAGGCCATGCGCGTGGTCACCCCGCAGATCCTGGATTTCGTTGCCGCCATGGACGATCCGGCCGCCGATGCCGACGCCCGGCGGGCGGCGCTGCGCGCGGCGGCGCAGGCGCATGTGACCCGAGCCAAACAGTGCCAGCGCGGCGAGGCCCCCGAACAGCATCTGTGGGAGCTGCAGCTGATCCAGCGCCGCCGCGGCGAGCGGCTGGGCGCCACCGCGCCCATGCCGTTCTACGACAGCCCCGGCTGGCGCATCACCCGCGACGATTACCTGTCCACCAGCTCCGCCCCCTCGGCCAATATTCAATACTTCGGTTTCGGCTGTACCAGCCCGAAATGCATCGGCGTCGCCTACGTCCTGCTCCCGGACCGCTGGAACATCTACCTCGCCACCCCGAAATCCGTTGCGTCCCAAATGTACGAATTCGCCGATCAGCTGCGCGCGGCGGTGCGGGAACTGGAGGAATTGCTGGCCTCCGAGCAATAG
- a CDS encoding RecB family exonuclease produces the protein MSAPPTTTPARELPGSRGPALSPSRAIDFKQCPLKYRLRTIDHIPEAPSRHAVRGTVVHAVLESLYGLPSGERVPERAAELVRPAWERLLAERPEAAGLVADGGLDDFLAEVAALVHTYYRLEDPTAFDPESCEALVEVRLADGSPLRGFVDRIDVAPGGQLRVVDYKTSRAPSPGWENRALFQLKFYALIMLRTRGVVPAQLRLIYLGDGQILTYSPDAEELGRFQRILSALWTAITEAGRSGDFQPNPGWLCEFCEYKPLCPAFGGTTPPYPGWPEVAADLR, from the coding sequence ATGTCAGCGCCACCGACGACGACCCCGGCCCGCGAGCTCCCCGGCTCTCGCGGCCCGGCGCTGTCGCCCTCGCGGGCAATCGATTTCAAACAATGCCCGTTGAAATATCGATTGCGTACCATCGACCACATTCCGGAGGCGCCGTCCCGTCATGCGGTACGCGGCACGGTGGTGCACGCCGTGCTGGAATCGCTGTATGGGCTACCGAGCGGCGAACGCGTTCCGGAGCGTGCCGCCGAGTTGGTACGGCCCGCCTGGGAGCGTTTGCTGGCCGAACGCCCGGAGGCCGCGGGCCTCGTCGCCGACGGCGGCCTCGACGATTTCCTCGCCGAGGTGGCGGCCCTGGTCCACACCTACTACCGCCTCGAGGACCCCACGGCCTTCGACCCGGAGTCGTGCGAGGCGCTGGTGGAGGTGCGGCTCGCGGACGGCTCCCCGCTGCGCGGCTTCGTCGACCGCATCGACGTCGCCCCCGGCGGGCAGTTGCGCGTGGTCGACTACAAGACCAGCAGGGCCCCGTCCCCCGGCTGGGAGAACCGTGCCCTGTTCCAGCTGAAGTTCTACGCGCTGATCATGCTGCGCACCCGCGGCGTGGTGCCCGCCCAGCTGCGCCTGATCTACCTCGGCGACGGCCAGATCCTCACCTACTCCCCCGACGCGGAGGAGCTGGGCCGCTTCCAGCGCATCCTGTCGGCCCTGTGGACGGCCATCACCGAGGCCGGGCGCAGCGGCGACTTCCAGCCGAATCCCGGCTGGCTGTGCGAATTCTGCGAGTACAAGCCGCTGTGCCCGGCCTTCGGCGGGACGACCCCGCCCTACCCGGGCTGGCCGGAGGTGGCCGCCGACCTGCGGTAG
- a CDS encoding GNAT family N-acetyltransferase: MPATGTEFIPRFEWRRLTFADFPLLARWLAQPHVRRWWNHEFTPEAVQRDFGPTARGEEPAEDLLVCADGEPVGLVQRCRLADYPEYLGELEALTEIPPEAVTIDYLIGDPDRTGRGLGSALIAATIAGTWSAYPHANCIVVAIAAANRASWRALEKAGMRRVAEGTLPPAHSADDGHHYVYRVDRP; encoded by the coding sequence ATGCCCGCAACCGGAACAGAATTCATCCCCCGATTCGAGTGGCGGCGACTGACTTTCGCCGACTTTCCGCTACTGGCAAGGTGGCTCGCGCAACCGCACGTGCGGCGGTGGTGGAACCACGAATTCACCCCCGAGGCAGTGCAGCGGGACTTCGGCCCGACCGCCCGGGGCGAGGAACCGGCCGAGGATCTTCTGGTCTGCGCCGACGGCGAACCGGTCGGCCTGGTACAGCGGTGCCGCCTGGCCGACTATCCCGAATACCTCGGGGAACTCGAGGCGCTGACCGAGATTCCCCCCGAGGCGGTCACGATCGACTACCTGATCGGCGATCCCGACCGGACCGGCCGCGGTCTGGGATCGGCGTTGATCGCGGCGACCATCGCCGGGACCTGGTCGGCGTATCCGCACGCGAACTGCATCGTCGTCGCGATCGCGGCCGCCAACCGGGCCTCGTGGCGTGCGCTGGAGAAGGCCGGTATGCGCCGCGTTGCCGAAGGGACGCTGCCCCCGGCACATTCGGCCGACGACGGCCACCACTACGTCTACCGGGTCGATCGTCCCTGA